Below is a genomic region from Eremothecium sinecaudum strain ATCC 58844 chromosome V, complete sequence.
ATATCCTCCAAAACCTCAATATAAAAGCAATAGCGGTCACCACGTACCCATAATACTTATATTTAGCATCGGAATCTGGTTTTTCTTGGAGAAACCATTCTTCACCTAAATACCGATATTCGGCTCTAGCTTTGGAACATTTGGTTGTTTTATCATCAGGTTCCTCTTTAGAGCCCTTCCGGGGTATTTTTGGAGCCATATCTGATTATTAGCAAGCTTTGAAACGCTTCCAATTCCACTTCAATTCCTTCGCCCCTCATTGTTACGGTTAATGGTTAGCAATGTAGAAAACTCTATCTAGATTTATATCTATTACCCGGCCCTGgtattttatttttagCGCTAAATGCTCATCGTCGACACGAACAGAACACATAACGCGATGGATGACTGCCTTGAACTATATTGCTGTTGCTTAGTTTTGAATTAAAGTTATTATAGATTGCTAGCGTATAGTTTGTTGTTTGTTTCTATATGTCTGCTCTAGGTTTGAAATTTGGGCGCTTAAGGTGTACGAATTGTATCTCCGTTTATAAAAGGACGTTTACGAAAAATGTTGCAGCAGATGGCGCTTATTCTTCTACAAAACCGACATTAGATGCTAAGAAAATTGTGGGAAGCTATGCGACCGATTTGAAATCGGCTTTGGGGAATAATAGTTTGGAATCAGTTATGCCCAACGTTGAACGCTTGGGGAATCTTGGAGAAATAGACTGGTACCATTCTTTTCATGGTCTTGGGTCTAAGCCTTTTAATGCTAAAGTGCAGATGGCTGTTTCAAAGCCTCTAGCCGTGGGTGATGTTGAAATTAAGCCTGATGGACTTTTATATTTACCGGAAATCAAGTACCGTAGGATTCTT
It encodes:
- the MGM101 gene encoding Mgm101p (Syntenic homolog of Ashbya gossypii ABL086C; Syntenic homolog of Saccharomyces cerevisiae YJR144W (MGM101)), giving the protein MSALGLKFGRLRCTNCISVYKRTFTKNVAADGAYSSTKPTLDAKKIVGSYATDLKSALGNNSLESVMPNVERLGNLGEIDWYHSFHGLGSKPFNAKVQMAVSKPLAVGDVEIKPDGLLYLPEIKYRRILNAAFGAGGWGLAPRSETIVTAKLVTREYALICHGQLVSVARGEQDYFNDTGIPTAVEGCKSNALMRCCKDLGIGSELWDPVFIKKFKKEHCIERFVEHVTTKRKKKIWLRKDREIEYPYKFC